The genomic window CGAGCCGTGGTCATTTATTAATCAAGAGAAGCTTGCCTCGGGCCAAAAATGACCAGTCGCTCTGCAAGGACAGGTATTAAAAAGCACGGGGTCTGGGAGCCGGTGAGAGAAGGCTCTTTCTCATCCAGGATCCGAGGACTTCCCGCGGACACGCGCGGGAAGCGTCCTCTCGGAAGAGACCCGTGGGAGCGGGCGCGGTGCAACCCTCGGCGCCTCTGGGACGCGGGTCTCCGGGTTCCCCGCGGATCTTCCGGTCCTTGGGCCTGGGCGCGTCGCTGCGCGGAGCAGAGACGGCCTCCGCCCTGGGACTGGGTGCCGCTGTCCCCGGTTTCACTggcgggaggaggagggagggcgCACCCTGGCCCCGCACTCCCCGCGACATTTGGGTGCCAGGGACGTCAGTCAGCCTGAGATGAGGGTGCCCCTGGCTGGGGAAGAGAAgcgagagggagggaaaggagtaCGTGGGTTTGAGCATTCTCCCTATCGGTGTTTGTCACGTCCCCCGCCTggatccctccctccccagccgcCGCCCACCTGGGCTCCCCGGCCTGCGGCGGCGGTGGCGCGAGGCTCGCTCCCCAGGCCGCAAAGTCGCACCCGCGGCGGTCTGCGGAGCTTTCCGGGTCTCTGCCCGCCCCCTCCCCCGCTGCGCCCTCCCTCCCAGGGTGCCCGACGTGCACGTTCCCTGCCACTTCGGTCCAGGCGCGCCAGTGGGTTTGGCCTGCGCGGCGGCGGCGAGGCGGGGGAGCGAGTGAGCGCGAGGGGCGGGCGCGAGTGACTGTGTGAGTCACCCGTACCTGGAGTGCGAGCGACGCAGAGCCAGCGGCGCGGAGCCCGAGCCGGAGCCGAGCCCTAGCGCCTGCGAGCCCTAGAGCGCGGCCGGCCTCAGGCGCCAGGCCTCGTCGCCCTCCCCGTGCACTC from Theropithecus gelada isolate Dixy chromosome 9, Tgel_1.0, whole genome shotgun sequence includes these protein-coding regions:
- the LOC112631229 gene encoding collagen alpha-1(I) chain-like produces the protein MIAIPGGGGGGCWLRGASVTSPGEPRTASGQAGGLRAAGAGWGVGAGPRVSARGGRRGLAPEAGRALGLAGARARLRLGLRAAGSASLALQVRVTHTVTRARPSRSLAPPPRRRRAGQTHWRAWTEVAGNVHVGHPGREGAAGEGAGRDPESSADRRGCDFAAWGASLAPPPPQAGEPSQGHPHLRLTDVPGTQMSRGVRGQGAPSLLLPPVKPGTAAPSPRAEAVSAPRSDAPRPKDRKIRGEPGDPRPRGAEGCTAPAPTGLFREDASRACPREVLGSWMRKSLLSPAPRPRAF